One region of Fragaria vesca subsp. vesca linkage group LG4, FraVesHawaii_1.0, whole genome shotgun sequence genomic DNA includes:
- the LOC101308566 gene encoding purple acid phosphatase 3-like: protein MGNKSTMNVSLLFFSAVFLVLVSCCSAADADHELRRLHHASAKADGSLSFLVIGDWGRRGNYNQSRVAHQMGIVGEKLDIDFVISTGDNFYDDGLTGVDDPAFEESFSKIYTAPSLQKQWYNVLGNHDYRGNVEAQLSPVLNGLDSRWLCMRSFIVDAEIVEFFFVDTTPFADKYFTDPEDHVYDWSGILPRNGYLSNILRNVDSALKESNAKWKIVVGHHGIRSAGIHGDTKELVSRLLPILEANNVDLYINGHDHCLQHITTPNSPIQFLTSGGGSKAWRGVVMPYDQSEIKLYHDGQGFMSVQVTPSQVDIAFYDVFGNVLHKWGTSKDQLYSTAMYM, encoded by the exons ATGGGAAACAAGTCCACCATGAACGTAAGCCTTCTGTTCTTCTCTGCTGTGTTTCTTGTACTTGTAAGCTGCTGCAGTGCAGCAGATGCAGATCATGAGCTACGACGGCTGCATCACGCTTCCGCGAAAGCCGACGGATCTCTGAGCTTCTTGGTTATTGGAGACTGGGGAAGAAGAGGAAATTATAATCAATCCCGAGTTGCTCATCAG ATGGGAATAGTTGGAGAGAAGTTGGATATCGATTTTGTAATATCCACCGGCGATAACTTTTACGATGATGGATTGACGGGCGTCGACGATCCGGCTTTTGAAGAGTCGTTTTCCAAAATCTACACAGCTCCTAGCTTGCAAAAGCAATGGTACAATG TTCTTGGTAACCATGATTACAGGGGTAATGTTGAAGCACAACTGAGTCCGGTCCTGAATGGGTTGGATAGCAGATGGCTTTGCATGAGATCCTTCATAGTTGATGCAG AAATTGTAGAGTTCTTCTTCGTGGACACAACTCCCTTTGCAGACAAATACTTCACTGACCCAGAGGACCATGTCTACGACTGGAGTGGCATATTACCCAGAAATGGGTACCTCTCCAATATTCTCAGG AACGTGGATTCAGCTCTCAAAGAATCGAATGCGAAGTGGAAGATTGTAGTGGGTCACCATGGAATTAGAAGCGCTGGAATACATGGTGATACTAAAGAGCTTGTGTCACGGCTTCTTCCAATTCTTGAAGCCAACAATGTTGATCTTTACATCAATGGGCATGACCATTGCTTGCAACACATTACTACTCCCAACAG CCCGATTCAGTTTCTAACGAGTGGTGGTGGATCCAAGGCATGGAGAGGAGTTGTAATGCCGTATGATCAAAGTGAAATAAAGCTGTATCACGACGGACAGGGTTTCATGTCAGTGCAAGTCACTCCAAGCCAAGTAGATATTGCATTCTATGATGTTTTTGGTAATGTGTTGCACAAATGGGGCACATCAAAGGACCAGCTTTACTCTACTGCCATGTATATGTAG
- the LOC101298018 gene encoding purple acid phosphatase 3-like, translated as MVLSNLAMACLSYEKTRMSRLHLVLVVLLYCISSEISTSFAELQRFEHAPKDDGSVRFLVVGDWGRRGFYNQSKVAVQMGRIGEKLDMDFVISTGDNFYGDGLKSVKDPAFLDSFKNIYTAKSLQKQWYSVLGNHDYRGSTEAQLSPALRKIDNRWLCLRSFIVNAADIADFFFVDTTPFVIKYIIEKKHHYDWSGVSPRGIYITNLLKDLDAALRKSSAKWKIVIGHHAIRSAGHHGDTHELVRHLLPLLKAHNVDMYMNGHDHCLQHISSLNSPIQYMTSGAGSKAWRGDIKEYDSQAMKFFHDGQGFMSVNLTRSDGLVVFYDVLGRVLHTWKLNKQLHSAF; from the exons ATGGTACTTAGCAACTTGGCCATGGCTTGTCTTAGTTATGAAAAAACCAGAATGTCACGCCTTCATTTGGTTTTGGTAGTGTTACTGTATTGCATTTCTTCGGAGATTAGTACGAGTTTTGCAGAGCTTCAGAGGTTTGAACACGCACCGAAAGATGATGGCTCGGTTAGATTTCTGGTGGTCGGAGATTGGGGCAGAAGAGGGTTCTATAACCAATCCAAAGTTGCCGTGCAG ATGGGAAGGATTGGAGAAAAGTTAGATATGGATTTTGTGATATCTACTGGAGATAATTTCTATGGGGATGGATTAAAGAGTGTAAAAGACCCTGCATTTTTGGACTCCTTTAAAAACATTTACACAGCTAAGAGCCTGCAAAAACAGTGGTATAGTG TTTTAGGAAATCATGACTATAGGGGTAGTACAGAAGCACAATTGAGCCCTGCCCTCCGAAAGATTGATAACCGATGGCTTTGCCTCAGATCTTTTATTGTCAATGCTGCAG ATATTGCTGACTTTTTCTTCGTTGATACCACTCCATTTGTGATCAAATACATAATCGAGAAAAAACATCACTATGATTGGAGCGGGGTGTCTCCCCGTGGAATTTACATTACCAATCTTCTAAAG GATTTAGATGCAGCATTGAGGAAGTCGAGTGCCAAGTGGAAGATAGTGATCGGTCACCATGCAATCAGAAGTGCAGGGCATCACGGCGACACACATGAGCTGGTGAGGCACCTCTTGCCATTGCTCAAGGCTCACAATGTTGATATGTACATGAATGGACATGACCACTGCCTGCAGCACATTAGCAGCCTCAATAG TCCTATTCAGTATATGACAAGCGGAGCGGGTTCGAAAGCATGGAGGGGTGATATTAAGGAATACGATAGTCAGGCCATGAAGTTCTTCCATGATGGTCAAGGTTTCATGTCTGTAAACTTGACCCGATCGGATGGTTTAGTCGTGTTTTATGATGTTTTAGGCAGGGTTTTGCATACATGGAAGCTCAATAAGCAGCTTCACTCTGCTTTCTAA